A DNA window from Mytilus edulis chromosome 14, xbMytEdul2.2, whole genome shotgun sequence contains the following coding sequences:
- the LOC139502968 gene encoding uncharacterized protein — protein sequence MLTEFGLDAQTTSLKIQNSWSKTRQSQLRVELDEQQSLKKTGIYHAGKSSKFYACCFREDNKVGIIEKQSVREEHPSPFTTITIYLRIINLKDCKSHAFQLDRKYNNICKDTICWFDRNNILIVQDDSVHVIDLKLENIYRTLKVIKYTGCSSPWPVSCNWITCIESQILVFCNYTWVSWIDYNGKSVKRVEFKEDVYDLDVFDNKIYCTLSNLHEIKCTTFANSTQTCYTSLDLRKSCRIAAGDNLIFLMEKERNTVFRIDLTTKQRSTFHKDEITNPTHINFNDKTKELAVTFDEGNSLKIFSV from the coding sequence ATGTTGACTGAATTTGGTCTGGATGCTCAAACGACGTCGTTAAAAATCCAAAATAGTTGGAGTAAGACCAGGCAGTCACAGTTACGCGTGGAGTTAGATGAACAACAAAGTCTTAAAAAAACAGGAATTTATCATGCAGGAAAGTCTTCGAAATTTTATGCATGTTGCTTCAGGGAAGACAACAAGGTTGGAATAATCGAAAAACAATCAGTTCGTGAGGAGCATCCTAGTCCTTTTACTACTATAACTATATACTTGCGAATCATTAACCTGAAGGATTGCAAGTCACACGCTTTCCAACTTGACCGTAAATACAATAATATATGTAAAGATACTATTTGCTGGTTCGATCGAAACAACATATTAATTGTTCAAGATGATAGTGTTCATGTTATTGACCTGAAATTAGAGAATATTTATCGTACACTTAAAGTAATCAAGTATACTGGTTGTTCATCACCATGGCCAGTATCCTGCAACTGGATAACGTGTATCGAAAGTCAGATTCTGGTATTTTGTAATTATACTTGGGTTTCTTGGATAGATTACAATGGAAAAAGTGTGAAAAGGGTTGAATTTAAAGAGGATGTTTATGATCTAGATGTATTTGATAATAAGATATACTGTACGTTAAGTAACTTACACGAAATCAAATGCACAACGTTTGCTAATTCTACTCAAACATGCTACACCAGCTTAGATCTGAGAAAAAGCTGTAGAATTGCAGCAGGAGATAATTTGATATTCCTCATGGAGAAGGAAAGAAACACCGTCTTTAGAATAGATCTCACGACCAAACAACGTTCTACGTTCCATAAGGATGAGATCACCAACCCAACACATATCAATTTCAATGATAAGACTAAAGAACTAGCAGTGACATTTGACGAAGGGAACAGTTTGAAAATCTTTAGTGTATAG
- the LOC139503295 gene encoding transcription intermediary factor 1-beta-like: MPIRGWNNIVIRGFQTYGEKAESSSNITADNHICAGCLRGDEEEIAVSWCNDCEEPVCRPCDKAHRRFAVPHDVIDIKDISNVSKTITKICREHTGQKLIFFCVIHDTIVCHVCKSESHKECDIYHIEKAAKGIKDSSAIHDLKQRIHNQKETIEKVKEEYHELSSKIDQDKEQQQERLKQLRSAIEDRLNRLEKNIDNHYN; the protein is encoded by the exons ATGCCTATCAGGGGTTGGAACAATATTGTCATTCGTGGGTTCCAAACCTACGGAGAAAAAGCTGAGTCATCATCTAACA TAACGGCAGATAACCATATTTGTGCCGGTTGTCTCAGAGGTGATGAAGAAGAGATTGCTGTCTCTTGGTGTAATGATTGTGAGGAACCTGTTTGTCGACCTTGTGATAAAGCTCATAGGAGATTTGCTGTACCTCATGACGTCATTGATATAAAAGATATATCCAACGTTAGCAAAACCATAACCAAGATTTGCAGAGAACATACTGGACAGAAATTAATCTTTTTTTGCGTCATTCACGATACAATTGTTTGTCATGTCTGTAAATCTGAATCACACAAAGAGTGTGATATTTACCATATAGAGAAAGCTGCCAAGGGAATCAAGGATAGCTCAGCAATAcatgatctgaaacaacgaataCACAACCAGAAAGAAACCATAGAAAAGGTGAAGGAGGAATACCATGAGCTGTCCAGCAAGATAGATCAGGATAAGGAGCAGCAACAAGAACGACTAAAACAATTACGTTCAGCCATTGAAGACCGTTTGAATCGACTGGAGAAAAATATAGATAACCATTACAACTAA